Proteins found in one Miscanthus floridulus cultivar M001 chromosome 4, ASM1932011v1, whole genome shotgun sequence genomic segment:
- the LOC136548873 gene encoding auxin-responsive protein SAUR36-like: MEASDKEASVEVGGARRGGRRPALGGQKGRAAVISVKPKRLVQMAKKWQRMAALPRKRLTTTPRKEADGSCVASTSVGVKGHCVVYSSDGRRFEVPLAYLGTAVFSELLSMSQEEFGFAGDNGRITLLCDAAVMKYVMCLLRGDASEELVRAFLSSISMVRPCHHSVSGMVPLMGLVGQSAICGV; the protein is encoded by the exons ATGGAGGCGAGCGATAAGGAGGCCAGCGTGGAGGTGGGCGGCGCTCGGCGGGGAGGGCGGCGGCCGGCGCTCGGCGG CCAAAAAGGCAGGGCAGCCGTGATCAGTGTCAAGCCCAAGAGACTTGTTCAGATGGCAAAGAAGTGGCAGAGAATGGCTGCCCTCCCAAGGAAGCGGCTCACGACGACTCCGCGGAAAGAAGCCGACGGTTCGTGCGTCGCATCGACGTCGGTGGGCGTCAAGGGCCACTGCGTCGTGTACTCCTCCGACGGGAGGCGGTTCGAGGTCCCGCTGGCCTACCTCGGCACAGCAGTGTTCAGCGAGCTCCTGAGCATGTCGCAGGAGGAGTTCGGGTTTGCTGGCGACAATGGCAGGATCACGTTGCTCTGTGACGCCGCAGTGATGAAGTACGTAATGTGTTTGCTTAGGGGAGACGCCTCTGAAGAGCTTGTGAGGGCGTTCTTGAGCTCCATCTCCATGGTCAGACCTTGCCACCACAGCGTCAGTGGCATGGTGCCACTAATGGGACTCGTGGGCCAATCAGCTATCTGTGGTGTATAG